CCATTCTCTTCCTGTGATTCTCTGGCCTACTTCATCTATACCTGCGAGGTCTCTCTCAGTCATTCCCCGGATATTCAATCCCTCAACTGGGTCCATTTATCCACCTCCCTTGCGACCTTGGCATGGCCTGCTCCGCGTCAAGGCAATTATACCACCCAACCTCAGCTTGGATAGAAAGAGGGGGATTCCCCGGCAGTGAATTTGCTCAGGCGATATGGTATATTTCTTCTGCCATGGCTGCAAAAACTGGAATGGAGGGAACAATGAAGCAGAAGTACAAGGTAGTATCCGGCAGTCAAATATTGCACCCGCCATACGATAGTGAGCATACACCGGCAAGACAGCTTGAGGAGTTTCTTAATGGAGAGAGTGACCAGGGATGGTCATACAAGGCTACCCTATCACATGCAACAGTGGAGCTCGGACTCTCTGTGGAGACCAGTCTCTCTATTGATTTTGTGATTCTGGAAAAGGATACCGAGTCATATTAACAGCCGATGCCCTGAGGCGAAGCATCCTCAACCGGCTGTCGTTTGCCGCAGGACTTCTACTCAAGCCCTGTACTCACCGGGTGAGAGCAGCCTGAAGTTCTACAAGACGCTATTGGGTCAAGCTATATCGGATTCATCGTTATCTGAGGTATCCTCTTTGATGAACAGATAGAGCATCGAGCCAAAGAACAGCGGAATAGATAGAAAGGCAAGTACTGCTATCCAGTAATCCATCAGGGGCGTTCCTACCCTAATGCCTTACCCAGGTAGTACGGCCAGACCACCAATCCAAGTATGATTTTCCACCATACCAGATTCGCATAAGCGATGGTGAATAGCCAGCCGGCAAACCAGAAACCCCCTGCGACAGGCGCTCCACCTGGACTGTGATGGTGATGGTGCTTGTGTTCGCATTCGTCTGTCATGCTACCCTCCTTCTGTACGTTAATGCCGTAGGAACTGTTACCTGCCTCCGATCATCTTCGCCACGGACAGTATCATGATAGGGCAGATGGTGTCAATTATTGAGAGCAGCCTGAAGTTCTATAAATCCCCATTGGGATAAGGGCAAACAGCACCAAGGAGGCGGGCTCAACCGCTCCTACAGCACGCTTGTCAGGAGAAGGACTGTGAATACCACAACTACGATGCCTATAATGGCACCTGCTGCACTGCATCCTGCACACATTATTCCCCACCCCCTGGAGAGATTATACTACCGGTTTCCACAGGTGCAAAGGGGTGAAGAGACTTGGTTCCTCTATTGGCTTCTTCTCCTCTACCATGCCTCTGACAAGATGTCAGGTGAAACTGGAGGCTCTGTCCTAGCGAGTGGACAACAGCCGGCGGTGCGATGATGTGAATAGCGGCTCCTTCAGCCACTCCTCTCGCGCCTCGTCAAATTCCTTGATGATGGCTGTCATTTTGGCTGCCGTGAGGTCGCCGCAATCTCTACTGCAGCGTTTGTCCCACCACGCACGGCACCGTAGCCACCCGGGGCAACCATCATCAGTGCTGGCATTCATCAAGCAGCACTCATCAAGGTACTCGCCGACCGTCTTGAATCTCCTCCCAAGTAGAGGCTCGCAACTAAAAACTCTTCGCATGTCCCCCTCTTTCTAAGGACATCAAGACCGACTGCCAGCCATTTGGTTGGCAGGCTGCTCTTCTCCGCTAATGGAGGGCCGTAGCCTTCCGTGTCTCGATTTCTCTCTCTTGCCTTCCTGCTTTCATTAAGTCTGGTTCAATGCCGCTCGCGAGTGAATATTATGTCGCAGCACGCATATCGTGATAGGATTGAAACATGCCCTGCATAGGCCTGTCAAGTTTACTATGCACGAGCATGACTTTTGGGGAAAGGTTGATGGTTGGTAGATGGGGACATAATGTGCATGGTTTCAGAAAGGTACTGGTCAGTACAGCGTGGAGTTCCAGAGGGCACCGCTGCGTCGTTGTCCAGGGAAAATGTCGGGGTGCACTGTTCAGCGATTTTGTCAGTGGAGCACCTCGGCGTATGCATTCGCATCGCCACAGTAATCTGCAGCCGCAGGCAGTGACGATCTACCCGCACTCTGATCTGCTCCAAACGGGAGTGCCCTACGGCTATTCTTGCTTCTTGGCCCTGGCTTTCGGTATGCCGGCTGTCCAACCGCCGTCAATCACTATGGATGTGCCGGTGACGAAAGAGGAGTCATCACAAGCCAGGTAGAGCGCTACCCTGGCCACTTCCTCAGGCTGGCCGAACCTTCTCATGGCCTGCGCCTGTTTGAACGGCGGGGGATTGTTTGAATCAAAGCCAGCGGACAGTGGCGTTGTTATGCCACCGGGGCAAATGCAGTTGATCCTGATGTTTTTGTCGGCATACTCCAGGGCCATGGTCTTGGTTAGCTGTATGACCCCTGCCTTGGAGGTGCAATAGGCTGGCAAACCGGGCAGACCGATCATGCCCGCGGAGGAAGCGGTGTTGACTATGATGCCGCCGCCCTGGCTGAGCATTATGGGGATGGCGTACTTCGAACCCAGGAATACCCCCCTCAGATTCGTGGCGATGATGTTGTCCCACACTTCCTCCGGCGTGTCAGCAGTCATAATGTACTTGCCCATGACGCCGGCATTGTTAAACAGGATGTCAAGCTGTCCATAGGTGGCGAGAGTCAGCCTGACCATCTTCTGCACGTCGGGCGACTTGGACACATCTGCTTCGACAAAGACGGCCTGACCGGCGGCCTCTTTGATCATTCTGACTGTCTCGTTTCCCCCTTGAGTCACAATATCATCCACCACGATCCTGGCTCCCTCTTTGGCAAAAAGGAGTGCGGTAGCGCGCCCAATTCCCGACCCAGCTCCTGTGATCAGAGCTACTTTTCCAGCAAGTTTACCCATTTTCACCAGTTCTCCTTTCACCAGCCTTGGGATGACACCGATATGGTACCGTCCCAGTTTCCGTTATTATACGCAGAGAGATCACGCCATGCATAATCAAGAGAAGTCCTCTTCCTTGGGATTGCTTCGGCACATTGTGCCTCGCAATGACACTGCAATCTGTGAATCAGGTGAAGTTCTCCTCCTTAATCCGTGAGTTAGACACCCCGCACTATGGCAGGGATGCAGCAGTTGATATATGGAGCCATACTCTGTTATTATTGGCTTGGCGCGACCGGCCCCCCAACTGCCGGAGGCAAATCCCAGACCAGTGGCTGAGACAGCCATGGTGATTGGAGGACAAGATGTCAGATGGCACTGAGATCAACATCCGCCAGGCAAAGTCCGGAGACGTGAAGGCGATAGCCGTTATCCTGCGTGGGCTGGGCTGGTTCACCTATATGAATGAGGAGACCCCGACGGACACAGAGCGGCGTATTACCAGGCAGATCAACCTGTGTCATGCCGATAAGAGCCATACGGTGCTTGTGGCTGAAGACCGGGGCAGTGTAGTCGTGGGGTATGCGGCTGTCCACTGGCTGCCGTACCTGATGCTGCCGGGTTCCGAGGGCTACATCTCGGAGTTGTTCGTCAGTGAATCAGCGCGGGGAAAAGGGATTGGCACCAGGCTGCTCGCGGCAGTGACGGCACAGGCAATGAAACGCGGCTGCACCCGTCTGATGCTGGTGAACCGCCGCAGTCGCGACTCATACAGGAGGGGCTTCTACAGCAAGCTGGGGTGGGAGGAGCGGGGGGAGTTTGCCAATTTTGTCCTCCGTCTGCCGGCGAAGGCATGATATCAGCCCTGAAAGGCAATCCCTGAATTCTATCCGCCGTTTCCGGCGCGCGTGATATCCTCCTCAGAGAAT
This genomic interval from Chloroflexota bacterium contains the following:
- a CDS encoding glucose 1-dehydrogenase: MGKLAGKVALITGAGSGIGRATALLFAKEGARIVVDDIVTQGGNETVRMIKEAAGQAVFVEADVSKSPDVQKMVRLTLATYGQLDILFNNAGVMGKYIMTADTPEEVWDNIIATNLRGVFLGSKYAIPIMLSQGGGIIVNTASSAGMIGLPGLPAYCTSKAGVIQLTKTMALEYADKNIRINCICPGGITTPLSAGFDSNNPPPFKQAQAMRRFGQPEEVARVALYLACDDSSFVTGTSIVIDGGWTAGIPKARAKKQE
- a CDS encoding GNAT family N-acetyltransferase; this encodes MSDGTEINIRQAKSGDVKAIAVILRGLGWFTYMNEETPTDTERRITRQINLCHADKSHTVLVAEDRGSVVVGYAAVHWLPYLMLPGSEGYISELFVSESARGKGIGTRLLAAVTAQAMKRGCTRLMLVNRRSRDSYRRGFYSKLGWEERGEFANFVLRLPAKA